A part of Rattus rattus isolate New Zealand chromosome 4, Rrattus_CSIRO_v1, whole genome shotgun sequence genomic DNA contains:
- the Mstn gene encoding growth/differentiation factor 8 gives MIQKLQMYVYIYLFVLIAAGPVDLNEDSEREANVEKEGLCNACAWRQNTRYSRIEAIKIQILSKLRLETAPNISKDAIRQLLPRAPPLRELIDQYDVQRDDSSDGSLEDDDYHATTETIITMPTESDFLMQADGKPKCCFFKFSSKIQYNKVVKAQLWIYLRAVKTPTTVFVQILRLIKPMKDGTRYTGIRSLKLDMSPGTGIWQSIDVKTVLQNWLKQPESNLGIEIKALDENGHDLAVTFPGPGEDGLNPFLEVKVTDTPKRSRRDFGLDCDEHSTESRCCRYPLTVDFEAFGWDWIIAPKRYKANYCSGECEFVFLQKYPHTHLVHQANPRGSAGPCCTPTKMSPINMLYFNGKEQIIYGKIPAMVVDRCGCS, from the exons ATGATTCAAAAACTGcaaatgtatgtttatatttaccTGTTTGTGCTGATTGCTGCTGGCCCAGTGGATCTAAATGAGGACAGTGAGAGAGAAGcgaatgtggaaaaagaggggCTGTGTAATGCGTGTGCGTGGAGACAAAACACAAGGTACTCCAGAATAGAAGCCATAAAAATTCAAATCCTCAGTAAACTCCGCCTGGAAACAGCGCCTAACATCAGCAAAGATGCTATAAGACAACTTCTGCCCAGAGCGCCTCCACTCCGGGAACTGATCGATCAGTACGACGTCCAGAGGGATGACAGCAGTGACGGCTCTTTGGAAGATGACGATTATCACGCTACCACGGAAACAATCATTACCATGCCTACCGAGT CTGACTTTCTAATGCAAGCGGATGGAAAGCCCAAatgttgcttttttaaatttagctCTAAAATACAGTACAACAAAGTGGTAAAGGCCCAGCTGTGGATATATCTGAGGGCCGTCAAGACTCCTACAACAGTGTTTGTGCAAATCCTGAGACTCATCAAACCCATGAAAGACGGTACAAGGTATACCGGAATCCGATCTCTGAAACTTGACATGAGCCCAGGCACTGGTATTTGGCAGAGTATTGATGTGAAGACAGTGTTGCAAAATTGGCTCAAACAGCCTGAATCCAACTTAGGCATTGAAATCAAAGCTTTGGATGAGAATGGGCATGATCTTGCTGTAACCTTCCCAGGACCAGGAGAAGATGGGCTG AATCCCTTTTTAGAAGTCAAAGTAACAGACACACCCAAGAGGTCCCGGAGAGACTTTGGGCTTGACTGCGATGAACACTCCACGGAATCGCGGTGCTGCCGCTACCCCCTCACGGTCGATTTCGAAGCCTTTGGATGGGACTGGATTATTGCACCCAAAAGATATAAGGCCAATTACTGCTCTGGAGAGTGTGAATTTGTGTTCTTACAAAAATATCCGCATACTCATCTTGTGCACCAAGCAAACCCCAGAGGCTCAGCAGGCCCTTGCTGCACGCCGACAAAAATGTCTCCCATTAATATGCTATATTTTAATGGCAAAGAACAAATAATATATGGGAAAATTCCAGCCATGGTAGTAGACCGGTGTGGGTGCTCGTGA